The genomic region GAAGACGAAGCTAGAAAAGCAATGGAGCTAGGTGCTTACTTTGAAGAAATTTTTGAAGGGACCGCAAATATTAGAGAGCGTATCGCACGTTCTAAATATATTAGTGAAGAGAACCTAGAAGATATCAAACAAATTAAGGTTGATTTAAAAGAAACAGTTCGCAAGGTTGTAGCTGAAGGAGGAATGACGAGAAATGCTTAAAGAGTATAAAACAGTTACTGAAGTCGTCGGTCCTCTTATGGCAGTTGAAGGCATCGAAGGTGTTAAATTCGATGAAGTTGTTGAAATTCAAATGCAAACTGGTGAAATTCGTACTGGTCAAGTTTTAGAAGTATCTGAAGACAAGGCTATGGTACAAATTTTCGAAGGCCCAAGCGGAATTAACATCAAAGAAACTAAAGTCCGTTTTCGTGGAAAACCGTTGTCAGTAGATGTCTCTGAAGATATGGTGGGACGTATTTTTGATGGTATGGGACGTGTAATAGATGGGGGACCTGAGATCATTCCTGAAAAGTCGCTAGACGTGAATGGTCAAGCGATTAACCCTGTTGCACGCGATTATCCAGATGAGTTTATCCAAACTGGTATCTCAGCAATCGACCATTTAAATACTTTAGTACGTGGTCAAAAACTTCCTGTTTTCTCAGGTTCAGGTTTGCCTCATAAAGAATTAGCAGCACAAATTGCACGTCAAGCTACTGTTGTAAATAGTGATGAAAACTTTGCGGTTGTTTTTGCCGCAATGGGGATTACTTATGAAGAAGCAGAATACTTTATGGATGACTTTCGAAAAACAGGCGCAATCGATCGTTCGGTAATGTTTATCAACTTGGCCGATGATCCTGCAATTGAACGAATCGCAACTCCGAAAATTGCTTTGACAACAGCTGAATATCTTGCCTTTGAAAAAGATATGCATGTACTCGTTATCATGACAGATATGACAAATTATGCAGAAGCGCTACGTGAAATTTCTGCAGCACGTCGTGAAGTACCAGGTCGTCGTGGTTATCCGGGTTACCTCTATACAAACCTTGCTACGCTCTATGAACGTGCAGGCCGTTTAGTTGGTAAAAAAGGTTCTGTTACACAAATCCCAATTTTAACGATGCCAGAAGATGATATTACGCATCCAATTCCTGACCTTACTGGTTATATTACAGAAGGACAAATTATTCTTTCACGTGAGTTAAACGGATCCGGTATTAAACCTCCGATTGACGTATTGCCATCTTTATCTCGTCTAAAAGATAAAGGGACTGGTGAAGGGAAAACCCGTAAAGACCACGCTCCAACAATGAACCAGCTGTTTGCTGCTTATGCAGAAGGTAAGCAAGCGAAAGAATTGGCTACTATTTTAGGTGAGTCAGCACTTTCTAAAACAGATAAGTTGTACGTGGAATTTACAACGCGCTTTGAACAAGAGTATATCAATCAAGGATTCTATAACAATCGTACAATTGAAGAGTCTTTGGATCTAGGGTGGGAACTTCTATCCATTCTACCTAAGTCTGAATTAAAACGGATTAAGGATGACATGATCGAAGAGTTTATGCTGAAAGGAGAATGATCCTATGGCACGCTTGAATGTCAAGCCAACACGTATGGAGCTATCGAATCTAAAGGATCGCCTCGCACTTTCAACACGTGGTCACAAGTTACTTAAAGATAAACAAGACGAGCTGATGCGTCAATTTATCGTTATGATAAGAAAAAACAATCTCTTACGTGACGAAGTAGAAGCAGAGCTCATCGCGGCAATGCAAGAATTTGTTGTTGCAAAATCGTTAATAAATGAATCATTTATTGAAGAGTTATTTGTGGGAACAGAAACAAATGTCGAGTTAAACATTGTTGAAAAAAACATTATGAGTGTTCTTGTACCAGAAATGAATTTTACGACAAGTGAAGCAGAGGTTTCATCGGATGTACAATATGGTTATTTAAATTCAAGTAGTGAACTTGATGAGGCGATTGATCGTATTGAAACAGTATTACCGAAGTTACTCGAACTGAGTGAAATCGAGAAAACGTGCCAGTTGATGGCAGATGAAATCGAAAAGACCAGACGTCGTGTAAATGCGTTAGAGTACCGCATGATTCCTCAGCTTCAAGAAACCATTCGTTACATTCAAATGAAGCTTGAAGAAAATGAGCGTTCGGCGATTGTCAGAATGATGAAAGTTAAAGACATGGGTGATTAGAAAAGGGAGTGTGACAATGTCGCACTCTTTTTTAAATACCCATTTCGTAATTTTTATACAACATATGATAAATCAATGAAAAGTTTCCTCAAATGTTTTCATAGTCAAGGATTTATGTTACACTAGGTAGAAATAATAATGCACACGCAAAAGCAACACAGAAAGTAATAAATGGATGGTGGTTTGAAAGTGACCGAAAAAGGGTTGTTAATTGTATTATCTGGGCCTTCTGGAGTTGGTAAAGGAACAGTTAGGCAAGCGATTTTTTCAAAAGGAAAACGGGAATTCATATATTCCATATCAGCAACAACACGTCAAAGTCGCCCAGGCGAAGTAGATGGTGTTGATTATTTTTTTAAAACTAGAGAAAGTTTTGAAAAAATGATTGAAGCAGAGGAATTGTTAGAGTATACGCAATATGTTGGCAACTACTACGGAACACCGATCGATTATGTCAAAAAGACCTTGGAGTCGGGTAAAGATGT from Jeotgalibaca dankookensis harbors:
- a CDS encoding V-type ATP synthase subunit B; the encoded protein is MLKEYKTVTEVVGPLMAVEGIEGVKFDEVVEIQMQTGEIRTGQVLEVSEDKAMVQIFEGPSGINIKETKVRFRGKPLSVDVSEDMVGRIFDGMGRVIDGGPEIIPEKSLDVNGQAINPVARDYPDEFIQTGISAIDHLNTLVRGQKLPVFSGSGLPHKELAAQIARQATVVNSDENFAVVFAAMGITYEEAEYFMDDFRKTGAIDRSVMFINLADDPAIERIATPKIALTTAEYLAFEKDMHVLVIMTDMTNYAEALREISAARREVPGRRGYPGYLYTNLATLYERAGRLVGKKGSVTQIPILTMPEDDITHPIPDLTGYITEGQIILSRELNGSGIKPPIDVLPSLSRLKDKGTGEGKTRKDHAPTMNQLFAAYAEGKQAKELATILGESALSKTDKLYVEFTTRFEQEYINQGFYNNRTIEESLDLGWELLSILPKSELKRIKDDMIEEFMLKGE
- a CDS encoding V-type ATP synthase subunit D: MARLNVKPTRMELSNLKDRLALSTRGHKLLKDKQDELMRQFIVMIRKNNLLRDEVEAELIAAMQEFVVAKSLINESFIEELFVGTETNVELNIVEKNIMSVLVPEMNFTTSEAEVSSDVQYGYLNSSSELDEAIDRIETVLPKLLELSEIEKTCQLMADEIEKTRRRVNALEYRMIPQLQETIRYIQMKLEENERSAIVRMMKVKDMGD